TTGCCCACCCTGCGGTAGAGAGGGGCCACAGAAGTATAAGAATCGTCCACCTCGTCAAAGACCGTGTCCCCGCCGTTCATATTCAGCACCCCCAGGGCATCGCACCGGGCGATATGGGATTCCAGGGGCTCGCAGTTTCCGGACCACAGCATGACCCGGCAGGGCCGCCCTGGAGGGGCCAGCTCCTTCGTGATGTAACGGATCGAGTAGTCGATCTCCATCCGGGGGTCAAATGTATAGTCGTGTATGGCGATTCCATGACGTGAATCGTACATCTTCTTGTATTGGTAATTCGGGTCCCAGTAATAAGGATGGGAATATGTGTGGGATGCACTCTCCAAATTAGGTAGTGCAAAAATCTCCCTTGCCAGGGACACCAGTTCCTCACTTCCCAGGGCCGCAGGATCTATCTCTCCCACGATCACCGAGGCCGTTACAGGAAAATCGTACCGTTTGAAGATCTCGTCCCGCATGATCTCGGCGCAGCGGGACTTCTTGTCGATCCTGGAAGGGCCGGGGAAACCGTCCGCGTCCACATGGGATATGGCCACCCGGAGTCCGTTCAGGGTGGTGGGATCGGGAACGGGTTCTGCAGTCAGTCCAAGGGCCTCCCGGAAGAAAAGGAACGGGTTGAGATACCACTTCTTTCGGTAGTAGATAGGGTCTTCCCACATAATGAAACCCGAGAGGGCAAGCCCTCCTCCCGGGCTGGTGACAATCACCGAACTCTCGCTGTCCGCCCTGTCCGTTCGCCTGAGGCCAAGGTAGGTCCGAACCTCCGGCCCCAGCGGACGGTACCGCTCGTAGTGGCTCGGAAAGGGCGGATACCTTCGCTCGAATTCCACTCCTTCGGGATCCTTGAAGGTGTAACGGATCAGGGCCTTGCAGAAGGTGGAATCCCCCTCGTAGGCAAGACCTAGATGGCGAAAAATCTCGTCCACCTTGGCCTTGAGCGGACTTTCACCATCAACGCCCGTGAACCCGGGATCCCCCAGGATGACGACTCTTCGGCCCGCCCTGATCTGTCTGACCAACCATTCCACGTAATCGTCCCGCACCTTGCCCAGAGGGCCCTCGAAAGAGGTGATCACCGCGCGGAACAGGGACATGGTCCCATCGTCCGGAAGGGGTTTACGGTTTACATCCCTGTATTCCGGCAGGATCCCGTAATAATTGAGCACGGTTTGGCAGATCTGGGCCACCAGGTTGGTCTCCGGTCCTTGCCCCCGGAAGCCGTCGTAAAGAACCAGCACCTCCCTCCTGATAGGTTCCCCGGCCCGCGCACCAGAGGGAGGCCTGAACAAGGAAAAAAGTACCACCAGGGCGATACTAACCCTCAAGGGCGTCCAAAAAGATCTGATCCAGCCTGTAGTTCCCGACATAGGGGATGAAACCTCTCACCCGTGAAAAGGAAACGGCCTCCCGTGCCAGTTCCCGCTCTTCGTTCCCGTCATAATCCAGGGTCAAAACCGTGAGGTCCGGATCCGCCTCCAGACCCCGAGCCAATTGCTCCAGCAGGAGGGTTCGGGTCTCCCGGGGAACCTTCCGGTAACCCTTCTCAGGACCTGCATATTCGCTGTACAGGCCCTCAATCACCACGCAGTCCAACACTCCCGCAACGGCGGGCAATAACGGGAGACCCCGGTTCATGGCCAATACGGCCCGAGGGAAACGGTCACGGATCTCCCGGATGAGTCCTTCAAGGGCCAGGGGGATTCCGGAATACTGCTCCTCCTCGTCCCCAAGCGTCAAGCCGAGGCAGGAATCGACGGTGTCCAGGAACAAACCGTCAAAACCCCGACGCAGAACCGAGGGGATGATCCTGCCGAGGAGCAGTTCCCGCCATCTAAGGTCCCGCACGTCCATGATCCAGGTGTTCCATCGTCCGTTTTTCTTGAGGAGAAAGGACTCCTCCTTGACCCAGGGCCACAGGTGCCCCCCCTCTTCCACCTCCCCCGTACTCACGTAGCCCAGCAGCAGGGGACGCCCCCCCGATCGGCGGGCCAGGGGAGGATGGTAGTGTCCGTCCAGCACGGCCAGATCGAACCGGCCGTATTCCTCCACACCGCATCCGGCGCCGTAATAGCAGGTCCAGTTGCGAATGCCCCACAATTTCCGCCGCTTCATCGGAACTACCCCACAAATCCCCTCTTTTCGGGTATGCAGGGGCCGTGCCATTCTCTTTCTTACAGGATGACTTTGAGCAGGAACCAGAAGGTCCGGGTGACACCGCCCGCCACCGTCCTGGACTCGCTGGAGTATTCGTAGTCCAGGCTCCCTTCCACGCGGTTCCCGAACCGGAACCGGATTCCGGGAACCACCCGCCAGGTATCAACCTTTCGGCCGAAATCCCGGGTGATCCCTCCTGAAAGAACCCAACCCCAGTAAGGACGGGGCCGGACCTTCAGGCGGCCGGAAAGGCCATGGACCGCTTCGGATTCGATCATGGAGATGGGTCTGAACATCTCCGAGGAATAGAGGAAGCGGGAGCGGTAATAAGAATAGCTGAGGGAAAAGTCCGGGCTTTCCGTGAGACGGCGGGTCAAGATGAAGGTCATATCCTGCTTGGTGCCGTAATCCCCGGTATCCCGGAGGGTGTAATCTTCAAGGCCTGCGCTGAGAAGGATCCCCCAGGCCGGGCGTGGTGCCCAGTCCAGGGTGACGAAGAATCGATCCAGGCAGCCTCCGTATGCCACGGTGTCTACGGGATCGTACCAGGGGCGGTTATGCTCATAGTCCACCCCAAGGGATACCCCCCGCGGGAACCGGATATCCAGTCCTAAGAAAAGGGAAGTTCCTTTCCCCTTCCCATCGTGGCGGCCCGCCCCCGCCTTTACCAGGAGGGATGAGTTCAATCGATGGTGGAGAAGGAAAAAAATGTCCTTGATGCCATAATCCAGGGGCGAGATGCCCGTTTGGGGTGGGCGCGTGACGTGGATATCATGCAGGGTGAGTTCCAGGGAGGTCGCCGTGGTGAGGTGCCGCCTGTACCGAAGGGTGAGGGTCTTGACAGTGGACTCGTCGGAATCCAGGGAATAGGTGCGATATCCAGATTCCAGGGACGGACTGTGATCCCGCAGGATCTCATGGAGACTCCTCAGGAGTTCTCCGTTCCCGGGATCCAGATCAAGGGCGCGGTGGAAACACTCAAGGGCCGTCTCCCAATCCCCGCTCCCCAGCCGTCCGTATGCATAGTCGGACCAGAGGCCCGGATCCCCCTTCATCCGCCCCAGGATGTCCTCATATACCGGGAAGGCCCATTCGGCCCGGCCCGCCTCGGTGTAAAGGCGTGCCAGCAACCGCGCGCCCCTGAGGTGGGATGGGGATTTTTCGAGAAGATCCCTGAGTTCCCCCACGGCCGCCTCGTAATTGTTGGTACTGATCAACGCCTCGGCATAATCCGCCCGGATATCCAGATCTTCCGGGAACTGCTTTCGAAGCCTTTTGTATATCTTGAGGGATTCCCGGGGGTATCCTTTCCGGATGAATATCCTGGCCCGCAAAAGATCCCGCTGTTTCCGTTCTCCTGCCCCATAGTTCTTTCCGACTTCATTTCGGGAACCGGGCGCGCCGGAAAGATCACCAGGCAGGACAACCTCTTCCTGTCCACTATCCGCCTCGGACTGCCCGCCCCAGGTGAAAGGGGGGAGCATGAACACCAGCAGGATTGCGATTATTCGACTCTTCATCCCGGAAAGAAAGTCCTCCTGATTTCATGGAGGAAAAGCGCCTCAGCGCACCATGTCTGACACCATGTCATGGCAGACCTTCTGAGCGAGCCTGTTAAGAGAATCCCCCCAGGGCCAGGGGCACCCCCCCGTGGCGGAACGACTTTCCGCCCAAAGCACCTTTCCGCTCTCCACGTCCAGCATCCTGACGTTGATCCCCACCACCGGGGCCTCATCCAGGCCCCTCTTGTAACGGTACTCGGAGACCGATCCGTAGATGACCGTATCCACCCCCAGCCTTTTCCCGATCCGAAGGGCCACAGTCTTGTCAAGGACGGTGTCCAGATCTTCTTCTCCTCCTTTCAAGGTCTCGAGCATTTCAGTCCGTTCCATGAGCCTAAAGGGGGTGAGAGCGTAAAGCTCCGTGCTCAACAGGTCTCCAACGATCCTCCCCGCGTTGGGGTAAGTGGTCAGGTTGACCAAGGGTAAGACGGCGACATACCTTGCCTTCCCATGGATCTCTTTTCCTGAGAGGTAGCGCTGATTCGCATAACACCCACAAAGAGAAAACATAAGAACCAGGAAAACAATCCAACCGCTTCTTATCGCCTTCATTCTTTTCCTCCCGGAAAATCATTTGATAAAATTATATATTTCCCGTCGTCCGAAATGATTCAACCCCAAATTACACGTAAACCCCCGACCCTTAATGGGCGAAAGGACTGCCCACGGAGCAGTTCTTTTTGTTTCGGATCGGTAAAACTCAAGGACCTGAAAGGCCTCAGCTCATCGCATGGATCTTTAATACGGCACTCCCATGATGTTTCCCTGGAGCACCATGATTTGGAATGAAGGCCTGATCTCAATCCATATTTACTTTCCCGTATTTTTAAAAAGGATTTTTTGAGTGTTTAAATCCCAGACGCTGTTATCAGCCAGGTTGTTATCCTGTTTGAAGTTTTTCAAGGCTTTTCTTGAACCGGGCCCGAAGATTCCGTCGATTCGTTTCTTATAATATCCCAATTCCTTTAACCGCGATTGGATGATTTTTGCGTCCCTCTTCTTGCGCGGGTCCAGAAACACCTTTCCTGATTCTATCGGGCCTGATTGCGGTTTTGTTTCAGTCAATTTTTTGACTTCTTTTTGCGCAGTCACCTTTCTCTGTTTCCGGATTACCACGAACTTTTGATTATCTTCATACCTCTTTCGATTCATGTAAGATGCTATTCGCACGGTCTTTCTGTCCGGACCCGAGTTGGTATTATAAAGGACATTAACATAGAAGTTGTCCTTTAATGCATTGACGCTGAA
This region of Deltaproteobacteria bacterium genomic DNA includes:
- a CDS encoding polysaccharide deacetylase; protein product: MLVLYDGFRGQGPETNLVAQICQTVLNYYGILPEYRDVNRKPLPDDGTMSLFRAVITSFEGPLGKVRDDYVEWLVRQIRAGRRVVILGDPGFTGVDGESPLKAKVDEIFRHLGLAYEGDSTFCKALIRYTFKDPEGVEFERRYPPFPSHYERYRPLGPEVRTYLGLRRTDRADSESSVIVTSPGGGLALSGFIMWEDPIYYRKKWYLNPFLFFREALGLTAEPVPDPTTLNGLRVAISHVDADGFPGPSRIDKKSRCAEIMRDEIFKRYDFPVTASVIVGEIDPAALGSEELVSLAREIFALPNLESASHTYSHPYYWDPNYQYKKMYDSRHGIAIHDYTFDPRMEIDYSIRYITKELAPPGRPCRVMLWSGNCEPLESHIARCDALGVLNMNGGDTVFDEVDDSYTSVAPLYRRVGNHYQVHTGQANDNILSNLWQGPYYGFRRIITTMERTGTPLRVAPIDIYYHFFSAEYPASLKALKEVYEWVMKQDIAPMFTSEYIRMVLDYLKVRVTREAPGRYKIEDYGSCLTLRFDPGGQPPDLGRCRNVIGFAREPQGLYVSLAPGAKEALIVLSDPASGREGGRRYPHVRTASGWVKDFRVEEGTLSLEYRGFGKGRLELAGMEPNTAFSVEGSALPEGKRMVKSDREGILSLKPIRTGVLRIRWN
- a CDS encoding endo alpha-1,4 polygalactosaminidase, yielding MKRRKLWGIRNWTCYYGAGCGVEEYGRFDLAVLDGHYHPPLARRSGGRPLLLGYVSTGEVEEGGHLWPWVKEESFLLKKNGRWNTWIMDVRDLRWRELLLGRIIPSVLRRGFDGLFLDTVDSCLGLTLGDEEEQYSGIPLALEGLIREIRDRFPRAVLAMNRGLPLLPAVAGVLDCVVIEGLYSEYAGPEKGYRKVPRETRTLLLEQLARGLEADPDLTVLTLDYDGNEERELAREAVSFSRVRGFIPYVGNYRLDQIFLDALEG
- a CDS encoding tetratricopeptide repeat protein produces the protein MKSRIIAILLVFMLPPFTWGGQSEADSGQEEVVLPGDLSGAPGSRNEVGKNYGAGERKQRDLLRARIFIRKGYPRESLKIYKRLRKQFPEDLDIRADYAEALISTNNYEAAVGELRDLLEKSPSHLRGARLLARLYTEAGRAEWAFPVYEDILGRMKGDPGLWSDYAYGRLGSGDWETALECFHRALDLDPGNGELLRSLHEILRDHSPSLESGYRTYSLDSDESTVKTLTLRYRRHLTTATSLELTLHDIHVTRPPQTGISPLDYGIKDIFFLLHHRLNSSLLVKAGAGRHDGKGKGTSLFLGLDIRFPRGVSLGVDYEHNRPWYDPVDTVAYGGCLDRFFVTLDWAPRPAWGILLSAGLEDYTLRDTGDYGTKQDMTFILTRRLTESPDFSLSYSYYRSRFLYSSEMFRPISMIESEAVHGLSGRLKVRPRPYWGWVLSGGITRDFGRKVDTWRVVPGIRFRFGNRVEGSLDYEYSSESRTVAGGVTRTFWFLLKVIL
- a CDS encoding penicillin-binding protein activator LpoB, which encodes MFSLCGCYANQRYLSGKEIHGKARYVAVLPLVNLTTYPNAGRIVGDLLSTELYALTPFRLMERTEMLETLKGGEEDLDTVLDKTVALRIGKRLGVDTVIYGSVSEYRYKRGLDEAPVVGINVRMLDVESGKVLWAESRSATGGCPWPWGDSLNRLAQKVCHDMVSDMVR